A DNA window from Bacteroides cellulosilyticus contains the following coding sequences:
- a CDS encoding NVEALA domain-containing protein: MKKRVFMGALALAFLVTVGYGVRSTKNYVSLTNLVLENVEALANDGESGNGYICYNTFTPADWFHSDQYFVHCYYCVVDKGRDLRDQSTCNK, from the coding sequence ATGAAGAAAAGAGTTTTTATGGGGGCACTGGCCCTTGCGTTTCTGGTGACTGTAGGTTATGGAGTGCGAAGCACGAAAAACTATGTTAGCCTGACAAATTTAGTTTTGGAGAATGTAGAAGCGCTAGCTAATGATGGCGAGTCGGGAAATGGTTATATTTGTTATAACACATTTACGCCAGCTGATTGGTTTCATTCAGATCAGTATTTTGTACACTGCTATTATTGCGTTGTAGATAAGGGACGTGATTTGAGAGATCAAAGTACTTGTAATAAATAG
- a CDS encoding BF3164 family lipoprotein: MKTCTNILLIVLLVSACASAPEKGIPYNDFPVTEQLSGQTMPLDTAIFRFPYRIRIQGDTVAILDLHAPDYFIQLFHYPDFSYIASLGKRGDSPEDMLSVENIRWDGNSLWVLDSNKSQITRFGLSLSGDSLLREEVVSLDKEILRALDFVVYDDSTFIIPDYSGESRFCWVDRKGKLLRKMGEIPSTNEEALMQARPALAQAWRSFIDYNPRNGVLAAVTQLGEILEIYDLKDSTHVVRIGPNGEPKFKVSEGYGIPTGIMGFCDVQVTNDAIYAVFQGRTFKEIAEAAQKGDMTDGGRYIYVFNLTGEPLGKYELDHVIYGMFVDEQCRTIVATDVNRDEPIVDFLLK; encoded by the coding sequence TTGAAGACTTGTACTAACATATTGCTAATAGTGCTTCTTGTCTCGGCATGTGCCTCTGCACCTGAGAAAGGAATTCCTTATAATGACTTTCCGGTTACGGAACAGTTGTCGGGGCAAACTATGCCATTAGATACCGCCATATTCCGTTTCCCTTACCGGATACGAATACAGGGGGATACCGTGGCAATACTCGACTTGCATGCTCCGGATTATTTTATCCAGTTGTTTCATTATCCTGATTTCTCATATATAGCTTCTTTAGGTAAGCGCGGAGATTCACCGGAAGACATGCTTTCCGTTGAGAATATCCGTTGGGATGGAAATTCATTGTGGGTGTTAGATTCAAATAAATCACAAATTACTAGGTTTGGTTTATCTTTATCTGGAGACTCATTGCTTCGTGAAGAAGTAGTGAGTCTGGATAAAGAAATTCTCCGGGCATTAGACTTTGTGGTATATGATGACTCCACTTTTATCATTCCTGATTATTCAGGAGAAAGTCGTTTCTGCTGGGTAGACCGGAAAGGCAAGTTGCTACGTAAGATGGGGGAGATTCCTTCTACAAATGAAGAAGCTTTGATGCAGGCTCGTCCTGCGCTTGCGCAAGCATGGCGTAGTTTCATTGACTATAATCCTCGGAATGGGGTTTTGGCTGCTGTAACTCAATTGGGAGAAATTCTTGAAATCTATGACTTGAAAGATAGTACGCATGTAGTACGCATTGGTCCAAATGGCGAACCGAAGTTCAAGGTTTCGGAAGGCTATGGTATTCCTACGGGGATTATGGGGTTTTGCGATGTGCAGGTTACGAATGATGCCATTTATGCGGTGTTTCAGGGACGTACATTCAAAGAGATTGCAGAAGCGGCACAGAAAGGTGATATGACGGATGGGGGAAGGTATATATATGTGTTTAACCTGACGGGGGAGCCGTTGGGGAAATATGAGTTGGATCATGTGATTTATGGTATGTTTGTGGATGAGCAATGTAGGACTATTGTTGCTACAGATGTGAATAGGGATGAGCCAATAGTGGATTTTTTATTGAAATAA
- a CDS encoding NVEALA domain-containing protein — protein MKKKVLLAGMSLLVMTMVCYGSFHEEKIESALLMENIEALAGGESHVPMHCVGSGTVDCPINHEKVKIVATGYSLEDLY, from the coding sequence ATGAAGAAGAAAGTTTTGCTTGCAGGTATGTCGCTTCTAGTTATGACGATGGTCTGCTATGGTTCTTTTCATGAAGAAAAGATTGAAAGTGCTTTGCTAATGGAAAATATTGAAGCATTGGCGGGAGGAGAAAGTCATGTTCCTATGCATTGTGTAGGTTCTGGGACAGTTGATTGTCCCATAAATCATGAGAAAGTTAAAATAGTGGCAACCGGTTATAGCCTTGAAGACTTGTACTAA
- a CDS encoding transglutaminase-like domain-containing protein, producing MKKILSIIALSIAIVACGGKTNLETALIQAGGNRAELEKVLNHYAEDSLKYKAACFLVENMPYHYYYTGEEVDYEKQFFKMLHETTLSPEVIADSLNRGKMNEQFGKTELKYDIQEMDSAYLVRNIDWAFKVWHEQPWGKKVSFENFCEYMLPYRVGDECPVEWRERLYDKYNSLLDSIRLKPESVYPWIVADVLLDSLKKRAPRFVSYSYAKHSAGPEIADWLSGNCEDLADAFTYIYRALGIPSGCDEMLMRGDNNVPHYWNFVPDDHCDAFFCSLLYPGPLIQSHTYDAPRGKVYRRMFSVNRDMMKMMNQPPEKIHPTFRYPLMQDVTNIYSDCEQTIRIPESRFLIRPEQDEVIYLCLPSRMEWVPVAVSKCKDGQVSFENVDGNAVFCLSVYRDKKLLPISVPFWVHKELKYFRYFGNGEEMEQVIIFHKFNLFIEPFIDRMVGGVFEGSNDAGFRKKDTLYLIEEKPVRLYNVAYVDKSKGYRYLRYYGPAGSYCNISEVGFYRETGDTIPLKGQVIGTPGSFDGDKGHWYMSAFDGDPYTSFDYKQPGGGWAGIDFGKPVSVGKIVFTPRNRVNFIRKGDKYELFYAGKGGWISAGVTVADSDSLVYNVPKGALLYLKNHSGGVDERIFEYVDGEQVFW from the coding sequence ATGAAGAAGATTCTTTCAATAATCGCCCTTTCCATCGCAATCGTGGCTTGTGGCGGCAAAACGAATTTAGAGACGGCGCTGATACAGGCAGGAGGTAATCGTGCAGAGCTGGAAAAAGTCTTAAATCACTATGCAGAAGATTCGCTGAAGTATAAGGCTGCTTGTTTCCTGGTCGAAAATATGCCTTATCATTATTACTATACGGGTGAAGAGGTGGATTATGAAAAACAATTTTTCAAGATGCTTCATGAAACGACCTTGTCGCCTGAAGTGATTGCGGATTCCCTGAACCGTGGGAAAATGAACGAGCAGTTCGGTAAGACTGAGTTGAAATATGATATTCAGGAGATGGATTCCGCCTATTTGGTTCGCAATATAGACTGGGCATTCAAGGTTTGGCATGAGCAACCTTGGGGCAAGAAGGTTTCTTTTGAGAACTTTTGTGAATACATGCTCCCTTATCGCGTGGGGGATGAATGTCCGGTGGAATGGCGCGAACGGCTTTACGATAAATATAATTCTCTGCTGGATAGCATTCGTCTTAAACCCGAGAGCGTATATCCCTGGATTGTGGCGGATGTACTGCTAGATTCTTTGAAGAAACGTGCTCCCCGTTTTGTTTCTTATTCTTATGCCAAGCATAGCGCAGGACCGGAAATTGCGGACTGGCTGTCCGGTAACTGTGAAGATTTGGCGGATGCGTTTACTTACATCTATCGTGCCTTGGGGATTCCGAGCGGTTGTGATGAAATGCTGATGCGTGGTGATAACAATGTGCCCCATTACTGGAACTTTGTACCGGATGATCATTGCGACGCTTTCTTCTGCTCGCTTCTCTATCCCGGTCCTCTTATCCAATCGCACACTTACGATGCACCCCGGGGGAAGGTTTATCGCCGGATGTTCAGTGTCAACCGGGATATGATGAAAATGATGAACCAACCGCCGGAGAAAATACATCCTACTTTCCGCTATCCGTTGATGCAGGACGTGACAAACATTTATTCTGATTGCGAACAGACGATCCGTATTCCTGAGTCACGCTTTCTTATTCGGCCGGAGCAGGATGAGGTTATTTACTTGTGTCTTCCTTCTCGTATGGAGTGGGTTCCGGTGGCAGTCAGCAAGTGCAAGGATGGGCAGGTAAGTTTTGAAAATGTCGATGGAAACGCTGTTTTTTGCTTATCCGTCTATCGTGATAAGAAGTTGCTGCCGATAAGCGTTCCTTTTTGGGTGCATAAGGAACTGAAATATTTCCGGTATTTCGGAAACGGAGAAGAGATGGAGCAGGTGATTATATTTCATAAGTTCAATCTGTTTATAGAACCTTTTATCGACCGTATGGTGGGCGGGGTATTCGAGGGTAGCAATGATGCGGGATTCCGGAAAAAGGATACGCTGTATTTGATAGAGGAGAAGCCGGTTCGGCTCTATAATGTGGCTTATGTGGATAAATCAAAGGGGTATCGCTATTTGCGTTATTATGGTCCTGCGGGAAGTTATTGTAACATATCGGAAGTAGGCTTTTATAGAGAAACGGGTGATACTATTCCGTTGAAGGGGCAGGTGATAGGTACACCGGGTAGCTTTGATGGCGATAAGGGACATTGGTATATGAGTGCCTTTGATGGTGACCCTTATACTTCCTTCGATTATAAACAGCCGGGTGGCGGTTGGGCGGGGATTGACTTTGGAAAGCCTGTTTCTGTTGGTAAGATAGTCTTTACTCCGCGGAATCGCGTTAATTTTATTCGCAAAGGCGATAAGTATGAGCTTTTCTATGCCGGAAAGGGGGGCTGGATTTCTGCGGGAGTGACGGTGGCGGATTCGGACTCGCTGGTTTATAATGTTCCTAAAGGGGCGTTGCTTTATTTGAAGAACCATTCGGGCGGGGTGGACGAACGGATCTTTGAGTATGTGGATGGGGAACAGGTGTTTTGGTAA